A window of the Labeo rohita strain BAU-BD-2019 chromosome 1, IGBB_LRoh.1.0, whole genome shotgun sequence genome harbors these coding sequences:
- the sfrp2 gene encoding secreted frizzled-related protein 2, which produces MMLAYLALLVALCLPGYLDALHGFAFDQPELFQKKSNCKPIPANLLLCHDIEYTDMRLPNLLGHETMNEVLQQASSWTPLVQKQCHKDTKKFLCSLFAPVCLDDVDEPIQPCRSLCESVKSGCAPVMAAFGFPWPDMLNCSRFPLDNDLCIPPAGADALVPVTKEVPRVCEACKEKPENDNEIVDSLCKNDFALKIKVKEISYMNGDTKIIPETKSKTIYKLNGGVTDRDFRKIVLWLKDGLQCVCDEMNDINAAYLVMGQKMDGNLVITSLKRWQKGQREFKRISRSIRKLQC; this is translated from the exons ATGATGCTCGCGTATCTGGCACTGCTGGTTGCGCTGTGCTTACCTGGATATCTGGATGCGCTTCACGGATTCGCCTTCGATCAGCCCGAGCTCTTTCAGAAAAAGAGCAACTGCAAACCCATACCTGCAAACCTGCTCCTGTGCCATGACATCGAGTACACGGACATGCGTCTGCCTAACCTCCTCGGACACGAAACCATGAACGAGGTTCTGCAACAGGCATCCTCCTGGACCCCTCTGGTCCAGAAACAGTGTCATAAGGACACCAAGAAGTTTCTCTGCTCTCTTTTCGCTCCGGTGTGTCTGGATGATGTGGACGAGCCGATTCAGCCGTGCAGGTCGCTGTGTGAGAGCGTGAAGAGCGGCTGCGCTCCAGTGATGGCCGCATTTGGGTTCCCTTGGCCGGACATGCTGAACTGCAGTCGCTTCCCTTTGGATAATGACCTGTGCATACCACCTGCTGGCGCAGATGCTTTAGTGCCAGTCACCAAGGAAG TTCCAAGAGTGTGTGAGGCCTGCAAAGAAAAGCCTGAGAATGACAATGAAATTGTGGACAGCTTGTGCAAAAATGACTTTG CTTTAAAGATCAAAGTCAAGGAGATCTCCTACATGAATGGCGACACCAAGATCATTCCAGAAACCAAGAGCAAGACTATCTACAAGCTGAATGGTGGCGTTACTGATCGTGACTTCAGGAAGATTGTTCTTTGGCTGAAAGATGgtcttcagtgtgtgtgtgatgaaatGAATGACATCAATGCTGCTTATCTGGTGATGGGCCAGAAGATGGATGGAAATTTGGTCATCACGTCATTGAAGCGCTGGCAGAAGGGTCAGCGGGAGTTTAAGAGAATTTCTCGCAGTATTCGCAAACTTCAGTGCTAG